From Hydractinia symbiolongicarpus strain clone_291-10 chromosome 11, HSymV2.1, whole genome shotgun sequence, the proteins below share one genomic window:
- the LOC130614642 gene encoding uncharacterized protein LOC130614642: MHCMKTLHQIFLLLFLLANVKLGNSLGTLGIKLIKYENPTHTTDDGACCLKGGASTCRYKCLNALNLCVSSIKHTCDIGNKTMPDIQDGDKYRDDDVSKFISFRFIKWKNIFHLQGLFHVDTNFLVTNITKTFNIPATTFKHKQWSQFSFPPIIFGDEKTMTIKVSASCDQDYLLPDCLIEQCVPRDNNGGHYTCVNNTKICLQGWKDPLSNCLQSNKTSSVISLSSIHPTQVLSYIVTQKLSLMTTRSARVLLITSSFLSYSTAVSIKNTPTAPTSAITELTSIAMAPMSVITALTSFATASTSSTTSLKSTATLPTLITTPPTTTTKQKKAMSEKDKNDERELQYILSSCAGVLFAMALLFATVARMRWNRKHTRVHSFRNSDHEMESTIDSGIVAS; encoded by the exons TACACTTGGAATTAAAttgatcaaatatgaaaacccAACACACACCACCGATGACGGTGCATGTTGCCTCAAAGGCGGTGCAAGTACATGTCGCTATAAATGCTTAAATGCGTTAAACCTCTGTGTAAGTAGCATAAAACATACATGCGATATTGGAAACAAAACCATGCCTGACATACAAGATGGAGATAAGTACCGagatgatgacgtcagcaaatttaTATCATTTCGCTTTATAAAATGGAAg AATATATTTCACTTACAAGGATTGTTTCACGTTGACACAAATTTTCTTGTTACAAACATCACCAAGACATTCAATATTCCCGCCACAACTTTCAAACACAAACAATGGAGCCAGTTTTCATTTCCACCTATAATTTTTGGCGATGAAAAAACCATGACAATTAAAGTCAG cGCGTCATGTGATCAAGACTATTTATTACCAGACTGCTTGATAGAACAGTGTGTACCACGTGacaataatggcggacattATACTTGTGTAAACAATACTAAAATCTGCTTACAAGGCTGGAAAGACCCTTTATCGAATTGCCTTCAAT CAAACAAAACCTCATCTGTAATCAGTTTATCTTCTATCCATCCAACACAAGTGTTAAGTTACATCGTAACACAGAAATTATCTCTGATGACCACAAGATCGGCGAGAGTTTTACTAATCACCTCAAGCTTTTTAAGTTATTCTACAGCTGTGAGCATTAAAAACACACCAACAGCACCGACGTCAGCTATAACGGAATTGACGTCAATTGCAATGGCACCGATGTCAGTTATAACAGCGTTAACGTCATTTGCAACGGCATCGACGTCATCTACAACGTCCCTGAAATCAACGGCAACGTTACCGACTTTAATTACAACGCCCCCGACGACaactacaaaacaaaaaaaagcaatgtcagaaaaagataaaaatgatgAGAGAGAGCTACAATATATATTAAGCTCCTGCGCAGGTGTTTTATTTGCTATGGCATTGTTATTTGCAACGGTGGCTCGAATGAG atgGAACAGAAAACACACGCGAGTGCATTCGTTTAGAAACAGTGATCATGAGATGGAATCTACAATCGACAGTGGCATTGTTGcatcttaa